A single region of the Oreochromis niloticus isolate F11D_XX linkage group LG19, O_niloticus_UMD_NMBU, whole genome shotgun sequence genome encodes:
- the mia2 gene encoding cTAGE family member 5 isoform X2: MAFTRNLVYVSRFLWSLGAVLVILPHLNLGLLSDYKICGDSECQRLLSRVQAIRDHRGKDCRFLSFRQGDTIFVYHKLTGKRNDLWAGSIDKEFGYFPKDTVQEEEVYTTVEKVVETQKSDFFCMNEFGSTYLDMDDDDDDDDDYIDQKIQIQEPETTQITQSTDDTKAESHLTTSDSPVSAQEEEEQEEDQNKNVGGSGAGFQEETHEIPVVPNQQGVMKQILDFVYQMAEDSYAHACAVRELLIWLTVQVVSSLPDDLRPGPDLYGVPWEPIIVSGLLGLVTLLLFTCRCYSSIKSRIYRRREQGMAEQVAQLLDEKSKVLESLSQCQQEYDDLESSLRDSGVLAQTQKTEQLEVKAREFEHSKRELERDLEQLKDQLDQQREHRIEQERRIAVLEESMKSLEDETKDFQSQEEQAQTTLKVYSMNSDRLQRNLETAGEENEVLKESNAHLRQQVEGWAERVSELEAEMKRCEVAYSGMMQDVATKDERIMSLTDRLLRLKGWDSDLEEEEGGEKETANGTPEKGEKNGRGDITDTQAHLQKVQKLVYAAKLNADLKSLDEDKDRVFAKLNDEIKAKEDLQLSIEDMEKEKLTLQSDAERYSDQVQRLQQKLQIMTEMYQENELKLHRLLTVEEKDRLQKEEKLNKADKNIALAMEELNNYRQRAEEMEEELEKTKQSYQTQISAHEKKAHNNWVASREAERQLSDIRRDNALLRQKLTDTQFKLDALDKDPFALNSLARPMPFRAERSPYVPSPLGRPSSETRPFLSPPTLMDGPPARLSPRVSRGPGEPPGGQGEMERSGGPHSDSGSISPTWERDRRGPPPGPLPGPPGPLGPPGYMFPELGAPMYRRPPPPPGALGFLPPPDSLPPGVLPPGVLPPGVLPPGVLPPGPLPPRALPPGPLPPGPHHPRNLPPGPSHPADMPDSYRENSFGPGEQDHRESGPERRTPPEADPRMGPPMGPMDGPFPRRAPYGPPPPDFYPPRGPGGLPIRPMWVPQPPGVMAPPRYHPSGAPLPAGPHPHMPSYAPNMRPPSPDGLPPSSMGPPPPHQSLPPAPQSQSPEKATSPEDAI, from the exons ATGGCGTTTACCCGGAACCTCGTTTAT GTCTCTAGGTTCCTGTGGTCACTGGGTGCAGTTTTAGTGATTTTACCCCACTTAAATCTCGGATTATTGTCTGACTACAAGATCTGCGGAGACTCTGAGTGTCAAA GGCTCCTAAGCAGAGTGCAGGCCATAAGGGACCACCGTGGTAAGGACTGTCGTTTCCTGAGCTTCAGGCAAGGAGACACAATCTTTGTTTACCACAAATTGACTGGAAAGAGGAATGACCTGTGGGCAGGCAGT ATTGACAAAGAGTTTGGATATTTTCCAAAGGACACAGTGCAAGAAGAGGAGGTTTATACTACTGTGGAGAAAGTAGTGGAAACACAG AAATCTGATTTCTTCTGCATGAATGAGTTTGGCTCCACTTATCTGGAtatggatgatgatgatgatgacgatgatgattaTATTGATCAGAAAATCCAAATCCAGGAGCCAGAAACCACCCAAATTACCCAAAGCACTGATGACACGAAAGCAGAAAGCCACTTAACAACCTCAGACTCCCCAGTTTCTGcacaggaagaagaagaacaagaagaggATCAGAATAAAAATGTTGGTGGTTCCGGAGCTGGGTTTCAAGAGGAGACACATGAGATTCCTGTGGTTCCTAATCAACAAG GAGTTATGAAGCAAATTCTGGACTTCGTTTATCAGATGGCTGAAGACTCTTACGCCCACGCTTGTGCAGTGAGGGAGCTCCTCATATGGCTTACTGTGCAG GTGGTATCATCTCTGCCCGATGACTTAAGACCTGGGCCAGACCTGTATGGTGTGCCATGGGAACCTATCATTGTCTCTGGCCTATTGGGCTTGGTGACACTTCTGTTGTTCACCTGTAGATGTTACAGCTCT ATAAAAAGCAGAATTTACCGAC GTAGAGAGCAGGGGATGGCAGAACAGGTTGCACAGCTACTGGATGAGAAATCCAAAGTCCTTGAGAGTCTGAGTCAGTGTCAACAAGAG TATGACGACCTTGAGAGTTCACTGAGGGACAGTGGTGTCTTGGCTCAGACTCAGAAGACAGAACAACTGGAG GTCAAAGCCAGGGAGTTTGAGCACTCCAAACGAGAGTTGGAGAGGGATCTTGAACAGCTAAAGGATCAACTGGACCAGCAAAGGGAGCACAGGATAGAACAAGAAAGGAGG ATAGCAGTCCTCGAGGAGAGCATGAAATCCCTTGAAGATGAAACTAAAGACTTTCAGTCACAGGAAGAGCAG GCGCAGACCACTTTGAAAGTGTACAGTATGAACAGTGACAGACTACAGAGGAACCTGGAAACAGCTGGAGAGGAGAATGAAGTGCTAAAGGAGAGCAATGCTCAT TTGAGGCAGCAAGTGGAGGGATGGGCAGAGAGAGTGAGTGAATTGGAGGCAGAGATGAAAAGGTGTGAGGTTGCTTACAGTGGGATGATGCAGGATGTGGCCACCAAGGATGAACGTATAATG TCCTTAACAGATCGGCTGCTGAGGTTGAAAGGCTGGGATTCAGAtctggaggaagaggaaggaggagaAAAGGAGACAGCCAATGGTACGCCagaaaaaggagagaagaaTGGAAGAGGGGACATAACGGACACCCAGGCCCATCTGCAGAAAGTCCAGAAACTTGTTTATGCTGCTAAG CTGAATGCAGACCTCAAATCCCTAGATGAGGATAAGGACAGAGTATTTGCCAAACTGAACGATGAAATCAAAGCAAAAGAAGACCTGCAAT TGAGCATAGAAGATATGGAGAAAGAGAAACTAACTTTGCAGTCGGACGCCGAGCGCTACTCGGATCAG GTCCAACGATTACAACAGAAACTCCAGATTATGACAGAAATGTACCAGGAGAATGAGCTCAAGCTGCACAG ACTTCTAACGGTGGAGGAGAAAGACCGTCTGCAGAAAGAGGAGAAGTTAAACAAAGCAGACAAAAATATTGCGCTGGCGATGGAGGAACTTAACAACTACAG GCAACGAGCTGAAGAAATggaggaagagctggagaaaaccaaacagtCTTACCAGACTCAGATATCAGCACATGAAAAGAAAGCTCATAATAACTGG GTGGCATCCCGAGAAGCAGAACGACAACTGTCAGACATCAGAAGAGACAACGCTCTCCTCAGACAGAA ACTGACAGATACACAGTTTAAACTGGACGCCCTCGACAAAGACCCGTTTGCCTTGAACAGTCTAGCAAGACCAATGCCTTTCCGAG CTGAAAGGTCACCGTATGTTCCTTCTCCTCTGGGTCGACCTTCATCGGAAACCAGACCATTTCTCTCACCTCCTACGTTAATGGATGGACCACCTGCTCGACTGTCTCCTAGAG TGTCTCGTGGTCCAGGGGAGCCCCCAGGAGGCCAGGGGGAGATGGAGCGCAGTGGAGGTCCTCATTCAGACAGCGGCTCAATCTCTCCTACCTGGGAGAGAGATCGCAGAGGACCCCCACCAGGACCCTTACCAGGACCCCCTGGGCCTTTAGGACCTccag GCTATATGTTTCCAGAACTAGGAGCTCCCATGTACAGaagacctccacctcctccaggaGCTCTGGGCTTTTTGCCTCCTCCGGACTCTCTCCCTCCTGGCGTCCTTCCCCCCGGTGTCCTCCCACCTGGTGTTCTCCCACCTGGCGTCCTCCCTCCCGGTCCACTCCCTCCTCGTGCCCTTCCTCCTGGTCCACTCCCTCCTGGCCCCCACCATCCTCGGAATCTCCCTCCAGGACCCTCTCACCCTGCAGACATGCCAG ATTCCTACAGAGAAAACAGCTTTGGACCTGGTGAACAGGACCATAGAGAG TCTGGTCCTGAACGCAGGACTCCCCCTGAAGCAGATCCAAGGATGGGTCCACCAATGGGTCCCATGGATGGTCCCTTTCCTCGCAGAGCCCCTTATGGACCCCCACCTCCTGATTTCTACCCTCCCAGGGGACCTGGGGGACTTCCTATCAGGCCTA tGTGGGTTCCTCAACCTCCAGGAGTGATGGCCCCTCCTCGATACCATCCTAGTGGAGCTCCCCTTCCTGCCGGTCCTCATCCTCACATGCCCTCCTATGCTCCCAATATGCGACCCCCTTCTCCCGACGGCCTCCCACCTTCTTCCATGGGCCCTCCCCCACCTCATCAATCCCTCCCTCCCGCACCACAAAGCCAGTCTCCAGAGAAGGCAACCTCACCTGAAGACGCCATTTGA
- the mia2 gene encoding cTAGE family member 5 isoform X1, which produces MAFTRNLVYVSRFLWSLGAVLVILPHLNLGLLSDYKICGDSECQRLLSRVQAIRDHRGKDCRFLSFRQGDTIFVYHKLTGKRNDLWAGSIDKEFGYFPKDTVQEEEVYTTVEKVVETQKSDFFCMNEFGSTYLDMDDDDDDDDDYIDQKIQIQEPETTQITQSTDDTKAESHLTTSDSPVSAQEEEEQEEDQNKNVGGSGAGFQEETHEIPVVPNQQGGSPSSSWLGSSVTGWLGLGKEDQPDSVAEGEIEDKRKETQAETSLTSSVTGWLGFGGNGKPDNGKESVKFKEETAESLTSTMTGWLSFGGGSKSETEEEQEADEDKEPTEKFRSRRMSLDLEGSQLQEEEKKEMGTLGWLGNGLSSTLGFGLTSQESGQEKEKEEKVQANSWLNMEIGGILGFRKDKVGDDENKESESKEVEIVTTLEQPTGSQNVDHSEPEEEIIKTSNNSKEVEELSEDQNTPTEPLNGHSVDSNTDTSYSGINSDFHEEAEPTVDHKDISPDRKFEEESQALAESLSSKDDDDNIEKSKINEDRSAEREGEDAEHMDNSREPGEEERKTLSAISQDSITPSESILGPDHISVDLKSKSVLVKEDEKDQMENKKSESVEEEGAEITNQTDNTEEETTELALKIARGDDNKGEVSNEDTDLSGTQTEELNGDVEDSSKDSQPHLPSSMEKNNPVPAENESFTPYSAETNDDNSDTIALFDNNTEAETVHGELKQEGETLSSQELDSQHNPVRSTQTIPKDDRGTSGLATDPSVSPVMEHIDNESDSDAGKLKETVEDNINESQQVKIEIEASGTEEDLNENDLKSAISSELEAEKEEESKDGGNQGVMKVEDNEELEDLKEIKERKEDEKESNEAEVESMQGEVEDLKEANKHLNTEEEKHPKVEELMEEGELVGLEGKEKKEGEGKMVKEQKEDEEEKETNEAEVESMQGEMGELKEDRKQLQMEELPEKEKEDKVEKLQREEELEGVQEKEKKDEEGKTVQSSYYEAKILSTMNTEETETYDKNTQGENGSGSSLTEIVAQVESHQDVEGKNGEDGEKKKAKAEELKFEETDRAEVEEVHQEENEVDDSFKCSNELCHQVREEKAGSGLEEGMSSAGEGAIQTEKLKDQANTPGERQMIDSDEETVNNSSEEAESTHALGQGDKTESGDTESSSKTTQQLNSGQQTHTEKAAVVVEDKDSDIKMRENVSNGSESWDEGGREPSAPHSDPAKSQSLISEQTAPSVTDDASPHPPTDQSGEMAESKTRGAFGLLKNPFGVFSQKSTTESDGSAEPAQSFSTSPADALHSQDSEQEPDSTTHHLEVVRKDSPTITEQPQLHPSSAEMTRTLSKHYKNLLAHMGADETAISLELFGRHKLQFLDYILSNSDTMLYKPDEEDESILSDIERLLYHHKETLIAPSLTLTDALQEDKEKTRMRMALQKLETLLGRVRQTFNTRQTNDRNHQAEASCVGVSCSNHRKNKKANTEEESKTTQDPSIQRDDWMIMKEGNNQVGGGVGKDEIRGKKQGRSVEEASLPHVQPGSPEMLKGVMKQILDFVYQMAEDSYAHACAVRELLIWLTVQVVSSLPDDLRPGPDLYGVPWEPIIVSGLLGLVTLLLFTCRCYSSIKSRIYRRREQGMAEQVAQLLDEKSKVLESLSQCQQEYDDLESSLRDSGVLAQTQKTEQLEVKAREFEHSKRELERDLEQLKDQLDQQREHRIEQERRIAVLEESMKSLEDETKDFQSQEEQAQTTLKVYSMNSDRLQRNLETAGEENEVLKESNAHLRQQVEGWAERVSELEAEMKRCEVAYSGMMQDVATKDERIMSLTDRLLRLKGWDSDLEEEEGGEKETANGTPEKGEKNGRGDITDTQAHLQKVQKLVYAAKLNADLKSLDEDKDRVFAKLNDEIKAKEDLQLSIEDMEKEKLTLQSDAERYSDQVQRLQQKLQIMTEMYQENELKLHRLLTVEEKDRLQKEEKLNKADKNIALAMEELNNYRQRAEEMEEELEKTKQSYQTQISAHEKKAHNNWVASREAERQLSDIRRDNALLRQKLTDTQFKLDALDKDPFALNSLARPMPFRAERSPYVPSPLGRPSSETRPFLSPPTLMDGPPARLSPRVSRGPGEPPGGQGEMERSGGPHSDSGSISPTWERDRRGPPPGPLPGPPGPLGPPGYMFPELGAPMYRRPPPPPGALGFLPPPDSLPPGVLPPGVLPPGVLPPGVLPPGPLPPRALPPGPLPPGPHHPRNLPPGPSHPADMPDSYRENSFGPGEQDHRESGPERRTPPEADPRMGPPMGPMDGPFPRRAPYGPPPPDFYPPRGPGGLPIRPMWVPQPPGVMAPPRYHPSGAPLPAGPHPHMPSYAPNMRPPSPDGLPPSSMGPPPPHQSLPPAPQSQSPEKATSPEDAI; this is translated from the exons ATGGCGTTTACCCGGAACCTCGTTTAT GTCTCTAGGTTCCTGTGGTCACTGGGTGCAGTTTTAGTGATTTTACCCCACTTAAATCTCGGATTATTGTCTGACTACAAGATCTGCGGAGACTCTGAGTGTCAAA GGCTCCTAAGCAGAGTGCAGGCCATAAGGGACCACCGTGGTAAGGACTGTCGTTTCCTGAGCTTCAGGCAAGGAGACACAATCTTTGTTTACCACAAATTGACTGGAAAGAGGAATGACCTGTGGGCAGGCAGT ATTGACAAAGAGTTTGGATATTTTCCAAAGGACACAGTGCAAGAAGAGGAGGTTTATACTACTGTGGAGAAAGTAGTGGAAACACAG AAATCTGATTTCTTCTGCATGAATGAGTTTGGCTCCACTTATCTGGAtatggatgatgatgatgatgacgatgatgattaTATTGATCAGAAAATCCAAATCCAGGAGCCAGAAACCACCCAAATTACCCAAAGCACTGATGACACGAAAGCAGAAAGCCACTTAACAACCTCAGACTCCCCAGTTTCTGcacaggaagaagaagaacaagaagaggATCAGAATAAAAATGTTGGTGGTTCCGGAGCTGGGTTTCAAGAGGAGACACATGAGATTCCTGTGGTTCCTAATCAACAAGGTGggtctccctcctcttcctgGCTTGGTTCTTCAGTGACAGGATGGTTAGGTCTGGGTAAAGAGGACCAACCTGACAGTGTGGCTGAAGGGGAGATAGAAGATAAGAGGAAAGAAACTCAGGCTGAAACTTCGCTCACGTCCTCTGTGACAGGTTGGCTGGGCTTCGGAGGAAATGGAAAACCTGACAATGGCAAAGAAAGTGTGAAATTTAAAGAAGAAACTGCTGAATCGTTAACTTCAACAATGACTGGGTGGCTCAGCTTTGGAGGTGGAAGCAAAAGTGAGACAGAAGAGGAACAAGAagcagatgaagacaaagaaCCCACAGAGAAATTCAGGAGCAGGAGGATGTCCTTGGACCTTGAAGGCAGCCAGTtgcaggaagaggagaagaaagagaTGGGGACTTTAGGTTGGCTAGGGAATGGGCTGTCAAGCACGCTGGGGTTTGGTTTGACCAGTCAGGAGTCAGGacaggagaaggagaaggaggagaaggtGCAGGCTAATTCTTGGTTAAACATGGAGATTGGAGGTATTCTAGGTTTCAGGAAAGATAAAGTTGGAGatgatgaaaacaaagaaagtgaATCTAAGGAGGTAGAAATAGTCACAACTTTAGAGCAACCAACAGGATCGCAGaatgtggatcacagtgaaccAGAGGAGGAAATTATTAAGACAAGCAATAATTCAAAGGAGGTGGAAGAACTGTCAGAAGACCAAAATACCCCTACAGAACCCCTTAATGGTCACAGTGTTGATAGCAACACAGATACTTCATACAGTGGGATAAACAGTGATTTCCATGAAGAGGCTGAACCCACAGTTGATCACAAAGATATTTCTCCTGATAGGAAGTTTGAAGAGGAATCTCAGGCTTTAGCAGAATCACTCTCCAGTAAAGATGATGATGACAATatagaaaaaagcaaaattaatGAGGACAGATCTGCAGAAAGGGAAGGTGAAGACGCTGAACATATGGATAACAGCAGGGAGccaggagaggaagaaagaaaaactctgaGTGCTATCAGTCAGGATTCTATAACACCATCTGAAAGCATTTTGGGCCCTGATCACATTTCAGTGGATTTAAAGTCAAAGTCTGTGCTGGTCAAGGAAGATGAAAAAGACCAGATGGAGAACAAGAAATCAGAAAGTGTGGAGGAGGAAGGGGCAGAAATCACAAATCAAACTgataacacagaagaagaaaccaCAGAATTGGCTCTTAAAATTGCCAGGGGTGACGATAATAAAGGAGAAGTCAGTAATGAGGATACAGATTTATCTGGAACTCAGACTGAGGAGCTGAACGGTGATGTAGAAGACAGTAGCAAAGATAGCCAGCCTCACTTACCGTCATCTATGGAGAAAAACAATCCAGTTCCAGCTGAGAATGAAAGTTTTACTCCTTATAGTGCTGAAACAAATGATGACAATTCAGATACAATAGCTCTTTTTGATAATAACACAGAAGCAGAGACAGTTCATGGGGAGTTAAAGCAGGAGGGAGAAACTCTGAGCTCACAGGAATTGGATTCACAGCATAACCCTGTCAGAAGCACTCAAACTATCCCAAAGGATGACAGAGGAACAAGTGGACTAGCCACAGATCCCTCTGTGTCTCCAGTGATGGAGCATATTGACAATGAAAGTGACAGTGATGCAGGCAAGCTAAAGGAAACTGTTGAAGACAACATAAACGAGTCCCAGCAGGTTAAAATAGAGATAGAGGCATCAGGCACTGAAGAagatttaaatgaaaatgacCTGAAGTCAGCGATAAGCTCTGAATTAGAGGCTGAAAAAGAGGAGGAGTCAAAGGATGGGGGGAATCAAGGGGTGATGAAGGTGGAGGATAACGAGGAACTGGAGGATTTAAAGGAGATAAAAGAGCGAAAGGAAGATGAGAAGGAGAGTAATGAGGCAGAAGTGGAGAGCATGCAGGGAGAGGTGGAAGACCTAAAGGAGGCTAACAAACATTTGAATACAGAGGAGGAAAAACACCCCAAGGTGGAGGAGTTAATGGAAGAAGGGGAACTGGTGGGTCTAGagggaaaagagaagaaagaaggtGAAGGGAAAATGGTGAAAGAGCAAAAGGAAGATGAGGAAGAAAAGGAGACTAATGAGGCAGAAGTGGAGAGTATGCAGGGGGAGATGGGAGAGCTAAAGGAGGATAGAAAACAGCTGCAGATGGAAGAGTTAccagagaaggaaaaagaggACAAGGTGGAGAAGTTACAGAGGGAAGAAGAATTGGAGGGTGTAcaggaaaaagagaagaaagatgAAGAGGGAAAAACAGTGCAGTCTTCTTATTATGAGGCAAAGATCCTGAGCACCATGAACACAGAAGAGACAGAAACCtatgacaaaaatacacaaggTGAGAACGGCTCAGGATCATCTTTAACTGAAATAGTCGCACAGGTTGAAAGCCACCAAGATGTGGAAGGAAAAAATGGGGaggatggagagaaaaaaaaagccaaggCAGAGGAGCTAAAGTTTGAAGAGACTGACCGAGCAGAGGTTGAAGAAGTGCATCAAGAGGAGAATGAGGTGGATGACAGCTTTAAATGTTCAAATGAACTTTGCCATCAAGTGCGTGAAGAAAAAGCTGGAAGCGGTTTAGAGGAAGGAATGAGTTCAGCAGGTGAAGGAGCAATACAGACAGAGAAGCTAAAGGATCAAGCAAACACACCAGGAGAGAGGCAGATGATAGACTCGGATGAAGAAACAGTAAATAACAGTTCAGAGGAGGCAGAAAGCACTCATGCATTAGGTCAGGGAGATAAAACGGAGTCTGGAGACACTGAAAGTAGcagcaaaacaacacaacagttAAACTCCGgtcaacagacacacacagagaaggcTGCTGTTGTAGTGGAGGATAAAGACTCTGATATAAAAATGAGGGAAAATGTCAGTAATGGTAGTGAATCCTGGGATGAGGGAGGAAGGGAGCCTTCAGCCCCACATAGTGACCCTGCTAAAAGTCAGTCTTTGATATCTGAGCAAACTGCCCCAAGTGTGACTGATGATGCGTCCCCACATCCACCTACTGATCAGAGTGGGGAGATGGCAGAGAGTAAAACCAGAGGAGCTTTTGGTCTTTTAAAAAACCCCTTCGGTGTTTTCAGCCAGAAATCTACCACCGAATCTGACGGGTCCGCCGAACCAGCCCAGAGCTTCAGTACTAGTCCAGCTGACGCGTTGCATTCGCAAGACTCTGAACAAGAACCAGATTCCACCACTCACCACCTTGAAGTTGTTCGCAAAGACTCTCCCACTATCACAGAGCAGCCACAGCTTCATCCTTCCTCTGCTGAGATGACAAGAACTCTCTCCAAACATTACAAAAACCTGCTCGCTCACATGGGTGCAGATGAGACAGCTATTTCGCTGGAGCTTTTTGGGCGACACAAGCTTCAGTTTTTGGATTACATTTTGTCCAATTCAGACACCATGTTGTACAAACCTGATGAGGAGGATGAATCTATATTGTCAGATATAGAGAGACTTCTGTATCATCACAAGGAGACGCTGATTGCTCCTAGCCTGACACTCACTGATGCACTGCAGGAGGACAAAGAAAAGACCCGAATGCGTATGGCGCTTCAAAAGCTGGAAACACTGTTGGGAAGAGTGAGACAGACTTTCAACACAAGACAGACCAACGACCGTAATCATCAAG CCGAGGCCAGCTGTGTTGGCGTCTCTTGTTCAAATCATAGAAAAAATAAGAAAGCGAACACTGAGGAAGAGTCAAAGACGACAcaagatccatccatccagagAGATGACTGGATGATAATGAAAGAAGGCAATAACCAAGTGGGTGGTGGTGTAGGAAAAGATGAgataagaggaaaaaaacagggCAGAAGTGTTGAAGAAGCATCCCTTCCTCATGTTCAGCCAGGATCACCAGAGATGCTGAAAG GAGTTATGAAGCAAATTCTGGACTTCGTTTATCAGATGGCTGAAGACTCTTACGCCCACGCTTGTGCAGTGAGGGAGCTCCTCATATGGCTTACTGTGCAG GTGGTATCATCTCTGCCCGATGACTTAAGACCTGGGCCAGACCTGTATGGTGTGCCATGGGAACCTATCATTGTCTCTGGCCTATTGGGCTTGGTGACACTTCTGTTGTTCACCTGTAGATGTTACAGCTCT ATAAAAAGCAGAATTTACCGAC GTAGAGAGCAGGGGATGGCAGAACAGGTTGCACAGCTACTGGATGAGAAATCCAAAGTCCTTGAGAGTCTGAGTCAGTGTCAACAAGAG TATGACGACCTTGAGAGTTCACTGAGGGACAGTGGTGTCTTGGCTCAGACTCAGAAGACAGAACAACTGGAG GTCAAAGCCAGGGAGTTTGAGCACTCCAAACGAGAGTTGGAGAGGGATCTTGAACAGCTAAAGGATCAACTGGACCAGCAAAGGGAGCACAGGATAGAACAAGAAAGGAGG ATAGCAGTCCTCGAGGAGAGCATGAAATCCCTTGAAGATGAAACTAAAGACTTTCAGTCACAGGAAGAGCAG GCGCAGACCACTTTGAAAGTGTACAGTATGAACAGTGACAGACTACAGAGGAACCTGGAAACAGCTGGAGAGGAGAATGAAGTGCTAAAGGAGAGCAATGCTCAT TTGAGGCAGCAAGTGGAGGGATGGGCAGAGAGAGTGAGTGAATTGGAGGCAGAGATGAAAAGGTGTGAGGTTGCTTACAGTGGGATGATGCAGGATGTGGCCACCAAGGATGAACGTATAATG TCCTTAACAGATCGGCTGCTGAGGTTGAAAGGCTGGGATTCAGAtctggaggaagaggaaggaggagaAAAGGAGACAGCCAATGGTACGCCagaaaaaggagagaagaaTGGAAGAGGGGACATAACGGACACCCAGGCCCATCTGCAGAAAGTCCAGAAACTTGTTTATGCTGCTAAG CTGAATGCAGACCTCAAATCCCTAGATGAGGATAAGGACAGAGTATTTGCCAAACTGAACGATGAAATCAAAGCAAAAGAAGACCTGCAAT TGAGCATAGAAGATATGGAGAAAGAGAAACTAACTTTGCAGTCGGACGCCGAGCGCTACTCGGATCAG GTCCAACGATTACAACAGAAACTCCAGATTATGACAGAAATGTACCAGGAGAATGAGCTCAAGCTGCACAG ACTTCTAACGGTGGAGGAGAAAGACCGTCTGCAGAAAGAGGAGAAGTTAAACAAAGCAGACAAAAATATTGCGCTGGCGATGGAGGAACTTAACAACTACAG GCAACGAGCTGAAGAAATggaggaagagctggagaaaaccaaacagtCTTACCAGACTCAGATATCAGCACATGAAAAGAAAGCTCATAATAACTGG GTGGCATCCCGAGAAGCAGAACGACAACTGTCAGACATCAGAAGAGACAACGCTCTCCTCAGACAGAA ACTGACAGATACACAGTTTAAACTGGACGCCCTCGACAAAGACCCGTTTGCCTTGAACAGTCTAGCAAGACCAATGCCTTTCCGAG CTGAAAGGTCACCGTATGTTCCTTCTCCTCTGGGTCGACCTTCATCGGAAACCAGACCATTTCTCTCACCTCCTACGTTAATGGATGGACCACCTGCTCGACTGTCTCCTAGAG TGTCTCGTGGTCCAGGGGAGCCCCCAGGAGGCCAGGGGGAGATGGAGCGCAGTGGAGGTCCTCATTCAGACAGCGGCTCAATCTCTCCTACCTGGGAGAGAGATCGCAGAGGACCCCCACCAGGACCCTTACCAGGACCCCCTGGGCCTTTAGGACCTccag GCTATATGTTTCCAGAACTAGGAGCTCCCATGTACAGaagacctccacctcctccaggaGCTCTGGGCTTTTTGCCTCCTCCGGACTCTCTCCCTCCTGGCGTCCTTCCCCCCGGTGTCCTCCCACCTGGTGTTCTCCCACCTGGCGTCCTCCCTCCCGGTCCACTCCCTCCTCGTGCCCTTCCTCCTGGTCCACTCCCTCCTGGCCCCCACCATCCTCGGAATCTCCCTCCAGGACCCTCTCACCCTGCAGACATGCCAG ATTCCTACAGAGAAAACAGCTTTGGACCTGGTGAACAGGACCATAGAGAG TCTGGTCCTGAACGCAGGACTCCCCCTGAAGCAGATCCAAGGATGGGTCCACCAATGGGTCCCATGGATGGTCCCTTTCCTCGCAGAGCCCCTTATGGACCCCCACCTCCTGATTTCTACCCTCCCAGGGGACCTGGGGGACTTCCTATCAGGCCTA tGTGGGTTCCTCAACCTCCAGGAGTGATGGCCCCTCCTCGATACCATCCTAGTGGAGCTCCCCTTCCTGCCGGTCCTCATCCTCACATGCCCTCCTATGCTCCCAATATGCGACCCCCTTCTCCCGACGGCCTCCCACCTTCTTCCATGGGCCCTCCCCCACCTCATCAATCCCTCCCTCCCGCACCACAAAGCCAGTCTCCAGAGAAGGCAACCTCACCTGAAGACGCCATTTGA